Proteins found in one Amycolatopsis umgeniensis genomic segment:
- a CDS encoding response regulator transcription factor: protein MRVLIVEGDTDAAKVLAGRLERHGYASDVVKTGNAALRQYYRADLVLMDLELPDLDGLEVCREIRSFSELPIIVVTARSSELDRVLGLQAGSDDYLVKPYGFRELMARIDAVMRRVRGGLPEPKTLLCGALKIDTRTRRVWVGDREVGLTRKEFDFLHLLASRPETVFSRRLIMSKVWECDDSTGSRTIDTHVSGLRNKLGGSSWIVTVRGVGFRLGNG, encoded by the coding sequence GTGCGTGTGCTCATCGTGGAGGGTGACACCGATGCGGCCAAAGTACTCGCCGGCAGGCTGGAGCGGCACGGTTACGCCTCGGACGTGGTGAAGACCGGGAACGCGGCCTTGCGGCAGTATTACCGTGCCGACCTGGTGCTCATGGATCTCGAATTGCCCGATCTGGACGGACTGGAGGTCTGCCGCGAGATCCGCTCCTTCAGCGAGTTGCCCATCATCGTCGTCACCGCCAGAAGCAGTGAATTGGACCGGGTGCTCGGCTTGCAGGCCGGATCGGACGACTACCTGGTCAAACCGTACGGTTTCCGCGAGCTCATGGCCCGTATCGATGCCGTGATGCGCCGGGTGCGCGGCGGCCTTCCGGAGCCGAAGACCCTTCTCTGCGGGGCGTTGAAAATCGACACCCGCACCCGCCGGGTATGGGTGGGCGACCGTGAGGTCGGCTTGACGCGAAAGGAGTTCGATTTCCTGCACCTGCTCGCTTCCCGCCCCGAAACGGTCTTCTCCCGACGGTTGATCATGTCGAAGGTGTGGGAGTGTGACGACTCGACGGGCAGTCGCACGATCGATACGCACGTCAGCGGTCTCCGCAACAAACTCGGCGGGAGCTCATGGATCGTCACCGTACGCGGTGTCGGATTCCGGCTCGGCAACGGCTGA
- a CDS encoding RBBP9/YdeN family alpha/beta hydrolase produces the protein MDRHVLLLHGFGGSGPSHWQRWLREELAQRGVGWDFPELPEPDRPVLAHWLAVLRDRLSAVPDGEVVVVAHSCACTLWLHHTREWTEDLHRVDRVLLVAPPGPRWSHPDLTGFDPPRPDPPSIARAAGKTRLVGGDDDPACTPEELAELAGAIGVAYDLIPGGVHLNTASGYGPWNSVLDWVLDEKTALVAAR, from the coding sequence GTGGACCGACACGTCCTGTTGTTGCACGGCTTCGGGGGTTCTGGTCCTTCGCATTGGCAGCGCTGGTTGCGGGAGGAGCTGGCTCAGCGCGGCGTCGGATGGGACTTTCCCGAACTCCCCGAGCCCGATCGCCCCGTTCTCGCGCACTGGCTGGCCGTCCTGCGAGACCGGCTTTCCGCGGTGCCGGACGGTGAAGTGGTGGTCGTGGCCCATTCCTGTGCGTGCACGCTGTGGTTGCACCATACACGGGAATGGACCGAAGACCTCCACCGCGTCGACAGGGTGCTGCTCGTGGCGCCGCCGGGGCCGCGCTGGTCCCATCCCGATCTCACCGGATTCGATCCACCCCGGCCCGATCCGCCGTCGATCGCGCGGGCGGCGGGGAAGACCCGGCTCGTCGGCGGCGATGACGACCCGGCCTGCACCCCGGAGGAACTGGCGGAGCTGGCGGGCGCGATCGGCGTGGCCTACGACCTGATCCCCGGGGGAGTGCACCTGAACACCGCGTCGGGTTATGGCCCGTGGAACTCGGTCTTGGATTGGGTGCTCGACGAGAAGACCGCTCTGGTGGCGGCACGGTGA
- a CDS encoding acyl-CoA dehydrogenase family protein, producing MKPTTFNDELDEFFADPMVGALIATLRDDPAADPRPLYRRLGRAGLLAPSWPSRYGGRESGQVAACRLLEAIGMAGCPDTLYVTTMQVVGTVLVEHADEALKDRLLPELAAGNRFASVLFSEFDAGSDLVGMAVEGVAEPGGGWRVSGRKTWSVHTPFADDALCAFRVATGNEHVYDGFALGLLPLDAEGVRINALPTLGAEAFHEVELTDVLIPPENLVGEPGAAWPIISGSISSERTGFDYLSRAYRWLTLADESGLDARETAPLWDRYHAARFHAYEVAERTDVFGREDADAALVKLVCSELAQRCAYLVADRLQSPRDALDVSIREAPGLTMSAGASEVLIDLVATALPATALDG from the coding sequence GTGAAGCCGACGACGTTCAACGACGAACTCGACGAATTCTTCGCCGACCCCATGGTGGGAGCGCTCATCGCCACGCTGCGGGACGATCCGGCGGCCGATCCCCGGCCGTTGTACCGACGGCTGGGGCGAGCGGGACTGCTCGCGCCCTCCTGGCCGTCGCGTTACGGCGGTCGCGAATCGGGGCAGGTCGCCGCCTGCAGGCTCCTCGAAGCGATCGGGATGGCCGGTTGCCCGGACACCTTGTACGTCACGACGATGCAGGTCGTCGGCACGGTGCTGGTCGAGCACGCGGACGAGGCGCTGAAAGACCGGCTGTTGCCGGAATTGGCGGCGGGCAACCGTTTCGCGAGCGTGCTGTTCTCCGAGTTCGACGCGGGTTCCGATCTGGTGGGCATGGCCGTGGAGGGAGTGGCGGAACCCGGCGGCGGCTGGCGGGTGTCCGGCCGCAAGACGTGGAGTGTGCACACCCCCTTCGCCGACGACGCGCTCTGCGCTTTCCGGGTGGCCACCGGAAACGAGCACGTCTACGACGGTTTCGCGCTCGGGCTGCTGCCGCTGGACGCGGAAGGGGTGCGGATCAACGCCCTGCCCACCCTCGGCGCGGAAGCCTTCCACGAGGTCGAGCTGACCGATGTCCTGATACCACCCGAGAATCTCGTGGGGGAGCCCGGCGCGGCTTGGCCGATCATCAGCGGATCCATTTCGTCCGAACGAACCGGCTTCGACTACCTCAGCCGCGCGTACCGATGGCTGACGCTGGCCGACGAATCCGGTCTCGACGCCAGGGAAACGGCACCGTTGTGGGACCGGTATCACGCCGCGCGGTTCCACGCCTACGAAGTCGCGGAGCGGACGGACGTCTTCGGCCGCGAAGACGCCGACGCCGCGTTGGTGAAGCTCGTGTGCAGCGAATTGGCGCAGCGCTGCGCGTACCTCGTCGCGGACAGGCTCCAGTCGCCCCGCGACGCGCTGGACGTCTCGATCCGCGAGGCGCCGGGGCTCACGATGTCCGCCGGGGCGAGCGAGGTCCTCATCGATCTGGTGGCGACCGCGTTGCCCGCGACCGCGTTGGACGGGTGA
- a CDS encoding acyl-CoA dehydrogenase family protein: MTFTDPLADQFRLFTRNALRGRDLAEPERVLLAVADAGCFDFELPAEYGGLDLGLSPAAAVFYEIGALRAPISAVDHTAAALDALTSAGGPAEVADELRAGKIAYPEPSGDAFASPWWYRRLTRHAAYLAGLADAGYRAAVAHARQRTVGGVPLLSRQLVASRCVRLLGEVRLASAACRAAAGQDEPDETKVRRAHDLARATALTASRDLIQLLGAKGLTELSEGPDLYRLVHREAHRLTPQPQGES; this comes from the coding sequence ATGACCTTCACCGATCCGCTCGCCGACCAGTTCCGGCTGTTCACCAGGAACGCGCTGCGGGGAAGGGATCTCGCGGAACCGGAGCGGGTCCTGCTCGCCGTGGCCGACGCGGGGTGCTTCGACTTCGAACTCCCCGCCGAGTACGGCGGGCTCGACCTCGGACTCTCGCCCGCCGCGGCGGTCTTCTATGAGATCGGTGCTTTGCGGGCACCGATCTCGGCGGTCGACCACACCGCCGCGGCCCTGGACGCGCTGACTTCGGCGGGCGGGCCCGCCGAAGTGGCCGACGAACTGCGCGCGGGCAAGATCGCCTACCCGGAGCCCTCGGGCGATGCCTTCGCGTCTCCGTGGTGGTACCGCCGGTTGACCAGGCACGCCGCGTACCTCGCCGGACTGGCCGATGCCGGTTACCGGGCCGCGGTCGCGCACGCGAGACAGCGGACCGTCGGCGGTGTTCCGCTGCTGAGCCGCCAGCTCGTGGCGTCGAGGTGCGTGCGGCTGCTCGGCGAGGTCCGGCTCGCCTCGGCCGCGTGCCGAGCGGCGGCGGGACAAGACGAACCCGACGAAACGAAGGTGCGCCGGGCGCACGACCTCGCCCGCGCGACAGCGCTCACCGCGAGCCGGGACCTGATCCAGTTGCTCGGCGCCAAAGGGCTCACCGAACTGAGCGAAGGGCCAGACCTCTACCGCCTCGTGCACCGGGAAGCGCATCGCCTCACCCCTCAGCCGCAAGGAGAGTCCTGA
- a CDS encoding non-ribosomal peptide synthetase, protein MEAPTAGWSGGAVAHPGRTVLDLFDAVVVEHPAERAVADHATALTYRELDTRARALGQWLRYAGVGPGDVVGLHLTPGAEAIASVLGVLRTGAAYLALDPALPSARLTSMVRDARPSMVLTEDLGTKAVQAFAAGGSRVSVAPRELPWAPAETPWPLPGPDDVAYLIYTSGTTGSPKGVRVPHRGLANSAVEGARWFELRPGARMLQVASWSFDAAVWEICMALVSGAGLVVVPLEEVDRVLTDGSVDAALLTPTVASWLPADRPLTVTTLGLGGERCGAELVRRLSDVPRVLNCYGPTEASICVAVHQCVPGEDPPVGRLFAGTRAYVLDPAGAPVAADEVGELHLGGIGTALGYHSRPDQTARAFVPDPFAADGTDMYRTGDLASFSPSGVLRVHGRTDDQVKVRGVRTELAEIENTLAGFPGVAGCGAVVLDGGGGPVIGAAVVARSPELDLAGLRGHCAETLHPAMVPEVLVVADALPLLPSGKLDRASLRVWLRERSPEKATGVGPGREWADEIERGVATWFVESGAAAPEDPADTLLELGGHSLTAARICARARESFGVALRMGEVLGAASVAGIAELIREAGARSPVADSPFTASSGGASHPLSFGEERLWFLWSVDPGSSAYCVPVDITLTEDVDVARLRRAARTVLGRHDVFRSRYLRAADGTPVRNVDLLAPEVGLLDFSGDTAKFDRWLRESRSEPFDLEHGPLARADVVRVSGEVHRLALRLHHITCDGWSSVLLVEQILAEYRGEAAPAAAGAGYHDFAHWQRKRLTPDQSEELRRFWRDHLDGAPAELSLPVTGHREPRLSAPAGSVRVSVGEATKHGLDQWAVREQATLFHVLLTALGVQLAKLSGTTDFVVGSMVGTRPSSTLEQVVGFFVDTVPIRMRLEGGLRTADAVHRVRDAALAAIEHVELPFDQIVHAVDPPRSPGTNPVVQVVLNMLNLPDVDAGLAAEVEFGTGEDSKFDLTVYAEPGSHGLSLRWVYRTDLFSPQLVAELAEQYASLLTQLADPAARTLALDDLVLDSSRRRQRALDCARPPEAVTAEPVTERFRRAAAEAPERVAVEWRTEVTYRELAGRVDALSGALREAALAERGPVAVLATRTPALAVVVLALLETGVPFALLDRGQPPERLRDHLDNLAPSAVVTIGNDQSWSPTVRLSEDGELIAAHQATLDRGARSVPPGTAYLAHTSGTTGKPKLVLGTRASLDRQVAVESAAFGIDGSARVALLSGLMHDPCLRDLLVPLALGATLSIPDKEFGADGEALTSWLRAAGITVWHTTPGLLRAATAGSSSPVTSVRVILIGGEPLRGDDLGPASRCFPHARLVNVYGTTETPQVMSLHEPGPETGDVVALGSGSPGARLLILDSAGRLAGTGELGEIAVQSRYLALGYRDEPGEGAFAPDGVPDGGVAGPLYLTGDLGWWDAEGTVGFAGRRDDQLNVGGVRVEPAEIERLILAHRECGRAVVRVWDGRLTAFVVPAGERGVDEAEVRERLSRALPDSLLPELVVVREFRHDRNGKFAPAQTAATRIAATGLAPAAQAFSPVQSRIAELWGGVLNREIGSATEDFFALGGHSLLVTRMLALVRDEFGVQVRFGEFFARPTVAGLAELLSHLSPAVDDWGIGRD, encoded by the coding sequence ATGGAAGCACCGACCGCAGGGTGGTCGGGTGGTGCGGTCGCCCACCCCGGCCGCACCGTGCTCGACCTGTTCGACGCCGTGGTGGTGGAGCATCCCGCCGAGCGGGCGGTGGCCGACCACGCCACCGCGCTGACCTATCGCGAACTCGACACGCGGGCGCGAGCTCTCGGCCAGTGGCTTCGGTACGCGGGTGTGGGGCCGGGGGACGTCGTCGGCCTGCACCTGACGCCCGGCGCCGAGGCGATCGCCTCCGTGCTGGGCGTACTGCGGACGGGAGCGGCGTATCTGGCGCTCGATCCCGCGCTGCCGTCCGCTCGGCTGACGTCGATGGTGCGGGACGCCCGTCCCTCGATGGTGCTCACCGAGGACCTCGGCACGAAGGCGGTGCAGGCGTTCGCGGCGGGCGGGTCCCGCGTGTCGGTGGCGCCGCGCGAGCTTCCGTGGGCTCCGGCGGAGACGCCTTGGCCGCTACCAGGGCCGGACGACGTCGCGTACCTGATCTATACCTCGGGAACGACAGGCAGTCCCAAAGGCGTGCGGGTTCCGCATCGGGGCCTGGCCAACAGCGCCGTCGAGGGCGCGCGGTGGTTCGAGCTCCGGCCGGGAGCTCGGATGCTGCAGGTGGCCTCGTGGAGCTTCGACGCGGCGGTGTGGGAGATCTGCATGGCGCTGGTCTCCGGCGCGGGGCTCGTCGTCGTCCCCCTCGAGGAAGTCGACAGGGTGCTCACCGACGGCAGTGTCGACGCGGCGCTGCTGACGCCGACGGTGGCTTCGTGGCTGCCCGCGGACAGGCCGCTGACCGTGACCACGCTGGGGCTCGGTGGTGAGCGCTGCGGCGCGGAACTGGTGCGGCGGCTGTCCGACGTCCCCCGGGTGCTCAACTGTTACGGCCCCACCGAGGCCAGTATCTGCGTGGCCGTCCACCAGTGCGTCCCCGGCGAGGACCCGCCGGTGGGCCGGTTGTTCGCGGGAACGCGGGCCTACGTCCTCGACCCCGCCGGCGCGCCTGTCGCCGCCGACGAGGTCGGCGAGCTCCATCTGGGCGGGATCGGCACCGCCTTGGGCTACCACTCCCGCCCCGATCAGACAGCGCGCGCCTTCGTGCCGGACCCGTTCGCCGCCGACGGTACGGACATGTACCGCACGGGCGACCTGGCGTCCTTCTCGCCGTCGGGTGTGCTGCGGGTGCACGGACGGACCGACGACCAGGTCAAGGTACGCGGCGTGCGGACCGAACTCGCCGAGATCGAGAACACGCTGGCCGGTTTCCCCGGCGTGGCCGGCTGCGGTGCCGTGGTCCTCGACGGTGGCGGCGGACCGGTGATCGGAGCCGCCGTCGTGGCCCGTTCGCCCGAACTGGACCTGGCAGGACTGCGCGGGCACTGCGCCGAGACGCTGCATCCGGCGATGGTTCCCGAGGTCCTCGTCGTCGCGGACGCCTTGCCGTTGCTGCCGAGCGGCAAACTCGACCGTGCTTCGCTGCGCGTCTGGCTGCGAGAGCGGTCACCGGAAAAGGCGACCGGGGTGGGCCCCGGACGCGAGTGGGCCGACGAGATCGAGCGCGGTGTCGCCACCTGGTTCGTCGAGTCGGGTGCCGCCGCGCCGGAGGATCCCGCCGACACCCTGCTCGAACTCGGCGGGCATTCGCTGACCGCGGCACGGATCTGCGCGCGGGCAAGGGAATCCTTCGGCGTCGCCCTGCGCATGGGTGAGGTTCTCGGCGCGGCGAGCGTGGCGGGTATCGCCGAGCTGATCCGCGAGGCCGGTGCGCGGTCTCCGGTCGCGGATTCGCCCTTCACGGCATCGAGCGGCGGCGCGTCGCATCCGCTGTCCTTCGGCGAGGAACGCCTGTGGTTCCTGTGGTCGGTCGATCCGGGGAGCAGCGCCTACTGCGTCCCTGTCGACATCACGCTGACCGAGGACGTCGACGTCGCGAGGCTGCGGCGGGCCGCCCGGACCGTGCTCGGACGGCACGACGTGTTCCGGTCCCGCTATCTCCGCGCCGCAGACGGCACGCCGGTGCGGAACGTCGACCTGCTCGCCCCGGAGGTGGGCCTGCTCGATTTCTCCGGCGACACGGCGAAGTTCGACCGTTGGCTGCGCGAGAGTCGCAGCGAACCCTTCGATCTCGAGCACGGTCCACTGGCGCGGGCGGACGTGGTGCGCGTGTCCGGCGAGGTGCACCGGCTCGCGCTCCGATTGCACCACATCACCTGCGACGGTTGGTCTTCCGTGTTGCTGGTGGAACAGATACTCGCCGAGTACCGGGGTGAGGCCGCTCCGGCGGCCGCGGGCGCCGGCTACCACGACTTCGCGCACTGGCAGCGAAAGCGGTTGACGCCGGATCAATCCGAGGAGCTGCGGCGGTTCTGGCGGGACCATCTCGACGGCGCGCCCGCCGAGTTGTCCCTGCCCGTCACCGGTCACCGGGAGCCGAGGCTTTCGGCGCCCGCCGGATCGGTGCGCGTCTCGGTCGGCGAGGCGACGAAGCACGGGCTCGACCAGTGGGCCGTGCGTGAGCAGGCGACCCTTTTTCACGTCCTGCTCACCGCGCTGGGTGTTCAGCTGGCGAAACTGTCCGGTACCACCGATTTCGTGGTCGGCAGCATGGTGGGCACCAGACCTTCGTCCACTTTGGAACAGGTCGTCGGCTTCTTCGTGGACACGGTGCCGATCCGCATGCGGCTCGAAGGCGGGCTCAGGACGGCCGACGCCGTGCATCGGGTCCGCGACGCGGCACTGGCCGCGATCGAACACGTCGAGCTTCCCTTCGACCAGATCGTCCACGCGGTCGACCCGCCACGCAGCCCCGGAACGAACCCGGTGGTGCAGGTGGTGCTGAACATGCTCAACCTGCCCGACGTCGACGCCGGACTCGCCGCCGAAGTCGAGTTCGGCACCGGCGAAGACAGCAAATTCGACCTGACCGTCTACGCCGAACCCGGATCGCACGGGCTGTCGTTGCGCTGGGTCTACCGCACCGACCTGTTCTCGCCACAGCTCGTCGCCGAACTCGCCGAGCAGTACGCGTCACTGCTCACGCAACTGGCGGATCCCGCCGCCCGCACCCTCGCACTCGACGATCTGGTCCTGGACAGCAGTCGCCGTCGGCAGCGAGCGCTCGACTGCGCCCGGCCACCCGAGGCGGTGACCGCCGAGCCGGTGACCGAACGGTTCCGCCGAGCGGCCGCCGAAGCTCCCGAGCGGGTCGCCGTCGAATGGCGGACCGAGGTGACCTACCGGGAACTGGCCGGCAGGGTGGACGCGCTGTCCGGCGCCCTGCGCGAGGCCGCACTCGCGGAGCGCGGGCCTGTGGCGGTGCTGGCGACCAGGACCCCGGCCCTCGCCGTGGTTGTTCTGGCCCTGCTCGAAACCGGAGTGCCCTTCGCCCTGCTCGACAGGGGACAACCGCCGGAAAGGCTGCGGGATCACCTGGACAACCTCGCGCCGAGCGCGGTGGTGACGATCGGGAACGACCAGTCGTGGTCGCCGACGGTGCGCCTGAGCGAGGACGGCGAGCTCATCGCGGCCCACCAGGCGACCCTCGATCGCGGTGCGCGATCGGTTCCGCCCGGAACCGCCTACCTCGCGCACACTTCCGGTACCACCGGCAAGCCCAAACTGGTCCTGGGCACCCGGGCCTCGCTGGATCGTCAGGTGGCGGTGGAATCGGCCGCTTTCGGCATCGACGGGTCGGCGCGGGTGGCGCTGCTGTCCGGTCTGATGCACGACCCGTGTCTGCGGGATCTGCTGGTACCGCTGGCACTCGGAGCCACTCTGTCCATTCCGGACAAGGAATTCGGGGCGGACGGGGAAGCACTGACGAGCTGGCTGCGCGCCGCGGGAATCACCGTATGGCACACCACACCGGGACTGCTGCGCGCCGCCACGGCGGGCAGCAGTTCCCCGGTGACCAGTGTGCGGGTGATCCTGATCGGCGGAGAACCCTTGCGCGGCGACGATCTCGGCCCCGCCTCCCGCTGCTTCCCGCACGCCCGCCTCGTCAACGTCTACGGCACGACCGAGACACCGCAGGTCATGTCCCTCCACGAACCCGGCCCGGAGACCGGAGACGTGGTCGCACTGGGTTCGGGCTCGCCGGGAGCGAGGCTGCTGATCCTCGACTCCGCGGGACGGCTCGCCGGCACCGGCGAACTCGGCGAGATCGCCGTGCAGTCCCGCTACTTGGCGCTCGGTTACCGGGACGAGCCCGGTGAAGGCGCGTTCGCGCCCGACGGTGTCCCGGACGGCGGCGTGGCCGGGCCCTTGTACCTGACCGGCGACCTCGGCTGGTGGGACGCCGAGGGAACCGTCGGTTTCGCCGGCCGCCGGGACGATCAGCTCAACGTGGGGGGCGTCAGGGTCGAGCCCGCCGAGATCGAACGGCTGATCCTGGCGCACCGCGAGTGCGGCCGTGCGGTGGTGCGGGTGTGGGACGGGCGCCTGACGGCGTTCGTCGTACCCGCCGGGGAGCGGGGTGTCGACGAGGCCGAGGTGCGCGAGCGGCTGTCCAGGGCCCTGCCGGACTCGCTGCTGCCGGAACTGGTCGTGGTGAGGGAGTTCCGCCACGACCGCAACGGCAAGTTCGCTCCCGCGCAGACCGCCGCCACGAGGATCGCCGCGACCGGGCTTGCCCCTGCGGCGCAAGCGTTTTCCCCCGTGCAGAGCCGGATCGCCGAACTGTGGGGTGGGGTGCTGAACCGCGAGATCGGCTCCGCCACCGAAGACTTCTTCGCGCTCGGCGGGCACAGCCTGCTGGTCACCAGGATGCTCGCGCTCGTCCGCGACGAGTTCGGGGTGCAGGTCCGGTTCGGGGAGTTCTTCGCCCGGCCCACCGTCGCCGGACTCGCCGAACTTTTGAGTCACCTCTCACCAGCAGTCGACGATTGGGGGATCGGCCGTGACTGA